In a single window of the Leptospira sanjuanensis genome:
- a CDS encoding plastocyanin/azurin family copper-binding protein, with amino-acid sequence MKKPGFEIKKLPYLMALLMAGVALGILVSACSGEKKEEIEGFAHVLMIDNSFSPPMQKIPVGGIVEFVNSGNNPHNAIAVDKSWSTEKTFGNIVMPRGSKTKVTFPKEGVFPYFCSFHATPDGKSGMVGDVVVGDVPYNPAAKAGKSWKNVAQFSGTTRKVPSQYPTIQNAVDAASPGDLILVSEGVYYEEVTVTTPSITIRGVDRNKVIIDGQFQRGNGIMVVAADGVAIENMTARNASLNGFYWTGVKGYRGSYLTAHNNGDYGIYAFDSMNGVIEHAYASGSPDSGVYIGQCYPCKAILYDVVSEHNALGYSGTNSGGELYLISSVWKNNIVGLAPNTLDRELLPPERETTIIGNLVYNNNNPKAPIAALEYPSFGNGILIAGGLSNIIRKNVVVDHENNGIVILPNLDEKFWISHNNVVQDNIVYNSGRADIALVGPMSTGNCFSGNQYRTELPAFLEKWNGCGSFLRLPMGGDLSMMLGALGLMVQASGGKFPSGNYKEQPIPGPQVNMPNGASAPVKPALTAFEDFNLDLNKISLPKEAEEVLKTVPRKPAPTTGAITLVKPVSLFPFFYHWLGFLLPFAIYICWTSMSLFDLKDRTDLDRNKKMSWIAAITFVPILSAAIYLLGSGSKYPTWFKRTLVWGGIAAFFLLAAYTGLSLMNGVGTKTIS; translated from the coding sequence ATGAAAAAACCAGGTTTCGAAATCAAAAAACTTCCCTATCTTATGGCTTTGTTAATGGCCGGAGTCGCGTTGGGAATTCTCGTTTCCGCTTGCTCCGGGGAAAAGAAGGAGGAGATCGAGGGTTTCGCTCACGTATTGATGATCGATAACTCCTTTTCTCCTCCGATGCAGAAAATTCCTGTCGGTGGAATCGTCGAGTTCGTCAACTCGGGAAACAATCCGCATAACGCAATTGCCGTCGATAAGAGTTGGTCCACCGAAAAGACCTTCGGAAACATCGTGATGCCTCGGGGTTCCAAAACGAAAGTCACTTTTCCGAAAGAAGGCGTGTTCCCGTATTTTTGTTCTTTTCATGCGACCCCCGACGGCAAAAGCGGTATGGTCGGAGACGTCGTCGTCGGAGACGTTCCTTACAACCCTGCGGCCAAAGCGGGCAAGTCTTGGAAGAACGTTGCGCAGTTTTCAGGAACCACCCGCAAGGTTCCTTCTCAGTATCCTACGATTCAGAACGCGGTGGACGCCGCAAGTCCGGGAGATTTGATTCTGGTCAGCGAAGGCGTTTATTACGAAGAAGTCACCGTTACGACTCCTTCGATTACGATTCGAGGAGTGGATCGGAATAAGGTCATTATCGACGGTCAGTTTCAAAGAGGAAACGGGATCATGGTCGTTGCGGCGGACGGAGTCGCGATCGAAAACATGACGGCAAGAAACGCTTCCTTAAACGGTTTTTATTGGACCGGCGTGAAAGGATATCGAGGTTCTTACCTGACCGCTCACAATAACGGCGACTACGGTATTTACGCGTTCGACTCGATGAACGGAGTCATCGAACACGCCTATGCTTCCGGTTCACCGGACTCGGGCGTCTATATCGGTCAGTGTTATCCTTGTAAGGCGATTCTTTACGACGTAGTTTCGGAACACAATGCGCTCGGTTATTCCGGAACCAACTCCGGCGGAGAACTCTATCTCATCAGTTCGGTATGGAAGAATAATATCGTGGGTCTCGCTCCGAACACTCTTGATCGGGAACTTCTTCCTCCCGAAAGAGAAACGACCATCATCGGAAATCTGGTTTACAACAACAATAACCCGAAAGCTCCGATCGCGGCTTTGGAATATCCTTCCTTTGGAAACGGAATCCTGATCGCGGGCGGTCTTTCAAATATCATTCGTAAGAACGTAGTTGTCGATCACGAAAACAACGGGATCGTAATTCTTCCCAACTTGGACGAAAAGTTTTGGATTTCGCATAACAACGTGGTGCAAGATAACATCGTCTACAACTCGGGTAGAGCGGATATCGCTCTCGTAGGTCCGATGAGCACGGGAAACTGTTTTTCGGGAAATCAATACAGAACGGAACTTCCCGCCTTCCTTGAAAAATGGAACGGTTGCGGTTCGTTCTTGAGACTTCCGATGGGCGGAGATCTTTCGATGATGCTCGGAGCGCTCGGCTTGATGGTGCAGGCTTCCGGCGGAAAATTTCCTTCCGGTAACTACAAAGAACAACCGATTCCGGGTCCTCAAGTCAATATGCCGAACGGAGCTTCCGCACCCGTAAAACCGGCGTTGACCGCGTTTGAAGACTTCAACTTGGATTTGAATAAGATCTCCCTTCCGAAAGAAGCGGAAGAAGTGTTGAAAACGGTTCCGAGAAAACCCGCGCCGACCACCGGGGCGATCACTCTCGTAAAACCGGTCAGTCTCTTTCCGTTCTTCTATCACTGGTTGGGATTTCTGCTTCCGTTCGCGATTTATATCTGCTGGACTTCCATGTCTCTGTTCGATCTGAAAGACAGAACGGACCTGGATCGGAACAAAAAAATGTCCTGGATTGCGGCGATCACTTTCGTTCCGATTTTAAGCGCGGCGATTTATCTTCTCGGAAGCGGAAGCAAATATCCGACTTGGTTCAAGCGAACCTTGGTTTGGGGAGGAATCGCGGCATTCTTCCTTTTGGCGGCTTACACCGGACTTTCTTTGATGAACGGCGTGGGAACCAAAACAATCAGTTAA
- a CDS encoding PLDc N-terminal domain-containing protein, translated as MEQTVIGGPGFFALLFNFYGYYFPFILYTLLAPLALLDLVKREDVDAKSGSIWTGAILLVPIVGAGAYLVAGGSKVPAWLKNSLVYGGVGFLALIILITSVAKF; from the coding sequence ATGGAACAAACTGTCATCGGCGGCCCCGGATTCTTCGCTTTACTTTTCAACTTTTACGGATATTACTTTCCGTTTATCCTCTACACTCTTCTTGCGCCTTTGGCGCTTCTGGATCTCGTAAAAAGAGAGGACGTGGACGCGAAATCCGGTTCGATCTGGACCGGTGCGATTCTTCTGGTTCCGATCGTAGGAGCCGGAGCGTATTTGGTTGCGGGAGGATCCAAGGTTCCCGCTTGGTTGAAAAATTCCCTCGTTTACGGGGGAGTGGGGTTTTTGGCGCTGATCATTCTCATCACATCGGTAGCCAAATTCTAA
- a CDS encoding multicopper oxidase domain-containing protein, producing the protein MGIGGAGLAAGAGLSSIGDEDGNGGLLCKVRPGIVGVNKESTIPGNPGNNSYGSMVHPPFHTDPAFLNRMELKNHEVSSGPILKQHLSIVEMPLTVAHNTVVKAWTFNGIVPGPVVRAKLGQKMEITLRNDSEHPHSIHFHGSHDPNEDGWEPIVTGGEKIYKLTAGPIGFHPYHCHVPPLASHMAKGLYGGLIVDPPGGRPPAHEFMLILSGWDLADKGRNDIFSWNGMSGFYDRYPIKVPVGQKVRLYIANMCEYEPVASFHLHAQTFDVFRTGTRLVPDDHTDVVTLGQTERVIVEFTLPKRGRYMFHPHQTKMAENGAMGWIVAV; encoded by the coding sequence ATGGGAATCGGCGGGGCCGGTTTGGCCGCTGGCGCCGGACTCAGTTCGATCGGAGACGAGGACGGAAACGGAGGACTTCTTTGTAAGGTCCGTCCCGGAATCGTGGGTGTGAATAAGGAATCCACGATCCCGGGTAATCCGGGCAATAACTCGTATGGGAGCATGGTACATCCTCCCTTTCATACCGATCCCGCTTTTTTAAATCGGATGGAACTGAAGAATCACGAAGTTTCTTCCGGTCCGATTTTGAAACAACATTTGAGCATCGTAGAAATGCCTTTGACGGTCGCGCACAACACGGTCGTCAAGGCCTGGACTTTCAACGGAATCGTTCCGGGGCCGGTAGTTCGGGCTAAGCTCGGACAAAAAATGGAGATCACGCTTCGAAACGATTCCGAACATCCTCATTCGATTCATTTTCACGGAAGTCATGATCCGAACGAAGACGGTTGGGAACCGATCGTTACCGGCGGCGAAAAAATATATAAACTAACTGCGGGTCCGATCGGATTTCATCCGTATCATTGTCACGTTCCTCCGCTTGCGAGTCACATGGCAAAGGGTTTGTACGGAGGTTTGATCGTGGATCCTCCGGGCGGGCGTCCTCCCGCGCACGAATTTATGCTGATTCTTTCCGGTTGGGATCTTGCGGACAAGGGGAGAAACGATATCTTCTCTTGGAACGGAATGTCCGGTTTTTACGATCGATATCCGATCAAAGTTCCGGTGGGTCAAAAGGTGCGGTTGTATATCGCGAACATGTGCGAATACGAACCCGTCGCTTCGTTTCACCTGCACGCGCAAACGTTCGACGTATTTCGGACCGGTACGAGACTGGTCCCGGACGATCATACGGACGTCGTTACGCTCGGACAAACCGAACGGGTCATCGTGGAATTTACCCTTCCGAAACGGGGGAGATATATGTTTCATCCACATCAGACGAAGATGGCCGAGAACGGCGCCATGGGTTGGATCGTCGCGGTCTAA
- a CDS encoding SCO family protein translates to MKERILFIGVLIFGIGLGFFGWKLWKSKTAANQEPVLVEEWSTSVLKNTANSEVPLREIPGKLKLVYFGFSHCPDMCPRAILDMSAAVKELGEEGKNLTPVFISVDPERDSPELLAKYVKQFPGERLVALTGEKSKLDVLQNAFGAISKKVSNPQVTGGYTVDHTVFLYVLDDQSRILATFPGGTDGKTLAKDIKKFL, encoded by the coding sequence TTGAAGGAAAGAATTCTTTTTATCGGAGTTTTGATTTTCGGAATCGGACTGGGTTTTTTCGGTTGGAAACTTTGGAAGTCGAAAACCGCAGCGAACCAAGAACCCGTTTTAGTGGAAGAATGGTCCACGTCCGTTTTAAAGAATACCGCGAATTCCGAAGTTCCTCTGCGCGAAATTCCCGGTAAACTGAAACTCGTGTATTTCGGTTTTTCGCATTGTCCGGACATGTGTCCACGTGCGATTCTGGATATGTCCGCCGCGGTCAAAGAACTCGGGGAAGAAGGGAAGAATCTCACGCCCGTCTTTATCAGCGTAGACCCGGAAAGGGATTCCCCCGAACTACTTGCAAAATACGTAAAACAGTTTCCCGGTGAAAGATTGGTCGCATTAACCGGAGAAAAGTCCAAGCTCGACGTTTTGCAGAACGCGTTCGGTGCGATTTCGAAAAAAGTGAGCAATCCGCAAGTTACGGGCGGCTACACGGTCGATCACACCGTCTTTTTGTACGTTCTCGACGATCAGAGCAGAATTCTCGCGACGTTTCCGGGAGGAACCGACGGAAAAACTCTCGCCAAAGACATTAAGAAATTCTTATAG
- a CDS encoding DMT family protein has protein sequence MKTFLLLLCSNVFMTFAWYGHLKFFHGWSLPLTIVLSWGIALFEYMLMVPANRIGYAEEGYNAFQLKILQEIITISVFIVFASLILKERIKWNHAVSFLLILAAVGFAFYDISSDPQEAR, from the coding sequence ATGAAAACCTTTCTCCTTCTTCTTTGCTCGAACGTATTTATGACCTTTGCCTGGTACGGGCATTTGAAATTCTTTCACGGTTGGAGTCTACCCCTGACGATCGTCTTAAGCTGGGGAATCGCCCTTTTCGAATACATGCTCATGGTTCCCGCCAATCGAATCGGCTACGCCGAAGAAGGTTACAACGCGTTTCAATTGAAGATTCTGCAGGAAATCATTACGATCAGCGTTTTCATCGTGTTCGCTTCTTTGATCTTAAAGGAAAGAATCAAGTGGAATCACGCGGTGAGTTTTCTCTTGATTTTAGCGGCGGTTGGGTTCGCGTTTTACGACATATCGAGCGACCCACAGGAAGCGAGATAG
- a CDS encoding Hsp20/alpha crystallin family protein has product MTNAVLHKENHTAEENQTSQETKKERVRILTPRVDVYSDETNIYLIADLPGVEEKDVQVQLEKDQLTISGRTSERNVPGELRYSEFRTGEYRRSFTVTESVEEDQISAVYKNGVLNLTLPRRKPHTKKIEVRSE; this is encoded by the coding sequence ATGACAAACGCAGTTCTGCACAAAGAAAATCATACGGCTGAGGAGAATCAAACTTCTCAGGAAACAAAAAAAGAACGAGTGAGAATCCTTACTCCGAGAGTGGATGTTTACTCCGACGAAACGAACATCTATCTGATCGCCGATCTTCCCGGAGTGGAAGAAAAGGACGTTCAAGTGCAGCTTGAAAAGGATCAGCTTACGATTTCCGGAAGAACGTCCGAAAGAAACGTTCCCGGTGAACTGAGATATTCCGAGTTCCGCACGGGCGAATACAGAAGATCATTTACGGTGACCGAGTCCGTGGAAGAAGACCAGATCTCCGCCGTATATAAAAACGGTGTGTTGAACCTGACTCTTCCGAGAAGGAAACCTCATACCAAAAAGATCGAGGTTCGTTCCGAATAA
- a CDS encoding Hsp20/alpha crystallin family protein — MNEFRIFEDLHKLQNQFSGFWDQFPAGGGSAYPALNIHKGPDEVTITALIPGIDPESLQITVSGNRLDLSGEAPVNSHSSANTNRVERFHGKFRRALELPAEVDSEKATAEFKNGVLILSLPIRESVKPRKIQIQTK, encoded by the coding sequence ATGAATGAATTTAGAATCTTTGAAGACCTTCACAAACTGCAAAATCAGTTTTCCGGCTTTTGGGATCAGTTTCCCGCGGGAGGCGGAAGCGCCTATCCGGCCTTAAACATTCATAAAGGACCGGACGAAGTTACCATTACCGCCCTGATTCCCGGCATCGATCCGGAAAGTCTACAGATCACCGTCAGCGGAAACAGATTGGATCTCAGCGGAGAAGCTCCGGTAAATTCCCATTCGTCCGCGAACACAAACCGAGTGGAACGGTTTCATGGAAAATTCCGAAGAGCATTGGAACTTCCGGCCGAAGTGGATTCGGAAAAAGCAACCGCCGAATTTAAAAACGGAGTTTTGATTCTTAGCCTTCCGATTCGGGAAAGCGTAAAACCGCGTAAGATTCAAATCCAGACCAAGTAA
- a CDS encoding MarR family EPS-associated transcriptional regulator, translating to MDDALRHKLLRILEENPEVNQREISEILGISLGKVNYCLKALMDKGWVKAKNFKNSKNKLAYAYFLTPMGIEEKARITVRYLKVKMQEYEQIRKEIEELKKEVGEEL from the coding sequence ATGGATGACGCGTTAAGACACAAACTTCTGAGAATCTTGGAAGAAAATCCTGAAGTCAATCAGAGGGAAATCTCCGAGATTTTGGGGATCAGCTTAGGGAAAGTGAACTATTGTCTCAAAGCTTTGATGGATAAGGGTTGGGTCAAGGCGAAGAACTTTAAGAACAGCAAGAACAAACTCGCATACGCCTATTTTTTAACTCCGATGGGAATCGAAGAAAAGGCACGTATCACGGTTCGTTATCTGAAAGTTAAAATGCAGGAATACGAACAGATCCGGAAAGAGATCGAAGAGTTGAAGAAGGAAGTAGGGGAAGAATTATAA
- a CDS encoding GDP-L-fucose synthase family protein, whose translation MEQDSKVYIAGYFGMVGSAIGRALKNRGFKNILGHSSEELNLLRQSDVENFFKNERPDYVFVAAAKVGGIYANNTYSADFIYNNLQIQNNLIHSAYVYRAKKLLFLGSSCIYPKFAEQPIQENSLLTAPLEPTNEAYAIAKIAGVKMCEFYNKQYNTQFISAMPTNLYGIGDNYNAMNAHVLPALIRRFHEAKMAKLPEVVMWGTGEPRREFLFVDDLANACIFLMDNYLSDEVINVGSGQEVSIAELSKIVKEVVGYQGEIIQDLTKPDGTPRKLLDSSKLKNLGWQASTSLKEGIKIAYQDFLNGTVRM comes from the coding sequence ATGGAGCAGGATTCAAAAGTATATATAGCAGGGTATTTTGGTATGGTGGGTTCTGCGATTGGCAGAGCTTTAAAGAACCGAGGTTTTAAAAATATTCTTGGTCACAGTTCCGAAGAGCTCAATTTATTGCGTCAATCCGATGTGGAAAATTTTTTCAAAAATGAAAGACCAGATTACGTTTTTGTTGCTGCCGCAAAAGTAGGCGGGATCTATGCGAATAATACTTATTCGGCCGATTTCATTTACAATAATCTACAAATTCAGAATAATCTCATTCATTCTGCTTATGTATATCGCGCAAAAAAATTACTATTTTTAGGATCGTCTTGTATTTATCCCAAATTCGCCGAACAACCAATACAAGAAAATTCTTTACTTACCGCACCACTTGAACCTACGAATGAAGCTTACGCGATCGCGAAAATTGCCGGCGTAAAGATGTGCGAGTTTTATAATAAACAGTATAATACACAGTTCATCTCTGCTATGCCGACCAATTTATATGGAATCGGGGACAATTATAATGCGATGAATGCTCACGTACTTCCAGCTCTTATTAGACGATTTCATGAAGCGAAAATGGCGAAATTGCCCGAGGTAGTTATGTGGGGAACCGGAGAACCGCGAAGGGAGTTTTTATTTGTAGATGATCTTGCGAACGCATGTATTTTTCTTATGGATAATTATTTATCGGATGAAGTAATTAATGTCGGAAGCGGTCAAGAGGTCTCCATTGCGGAATTGTCAAAAATCGTAAAGGAGGTAGTCGGGTATCAAGGTGAGATTATACAGGATTTGACGAAACCTGATGGAACTCCGAGAAAATTATTGGACTCTTCAAAGTTAAAGAATCTTGGATGGCAGGCGAGTACTTCCTTAAAAGAAGGTATTAAAATTGCTTATCAGGATTTTTTAAATGGGACTGTAAGGATGTGA
- a CDS encoding ABC transporter permease produces the protein MQNQGTNILTLFRSVVRHWELILQLTKRNVIGKYRGSILGLFWSFFNPLIMLGVYTFAFGVVFQAKWGIENETKLDFALVLFASLIVFNLFGEIVKESPSLIVSNASYVKKVIFPLEILPIVSLLSSIFHAFISFGVLFIFYGLYHFYIHWTFVFLPIVLFPLILMSLAVSYFLASIGVFIRDLGYIIGHIITVILFVSPVFYSIERIPPLFQKFMIFNPLAYLLEDARSVFLFGQFPNWQNTIIASIFGFVLLCTGFWFFQKTRKTFADFV, from the coding sequence ATGCAAAATCAAGGCACAAACATTTTGACTCTTTTTCGTTCTGTAGTCAGGCATTGGGAATTAATATTACAATTAACTAAAAGAAACGTTATTGGAAAATATAGAGGTTCAATCCTAGGATTATTTTGGTCTTTTTTTAATCCCTTGATTATGCTCGGAGTTTACACGTTCGCATTTGGGGTTGTTTTTCAGGCTAAATGGGGAATCGAAAATGAAACCAAATTGGATTTCGCCCTGGTTCTTTTTGCTAGTTTGATTGTGTTCAATCTTTTTGGAGAAATCGTGAAAGAATCGCCAAGCCTGATCGTTTCAAATGCGAGCTATGTAAAGAAAGTAATATTTCCTCTTGAGATTCTACCGATTGTCAGTCTTCTAAGTTCGATATTTCATGCCTTTATAAGTTTTGGCGTTTTGTTTATCTTTTACGGTCTTTATCACTTTTATATTCATTGGACTTTTGTCTTTCTTCCTATCGTGTTGTTTCCTTTAATCTTGATGTCATTGGCAGTTTCTTATTTCCTTGCATCTATCGGGGTCTTTATTAGAGATCTGGGCTATATAATCGGGCACATTATTACGGTAATTTTATTTGTTAGTCCCGTCTTTTATAGCATAGAAAGAATTCCTCCTCTTTTTCAAAAATTTATGATTTTTAATCCTCTCGCATATTTGCTGGAGGATGCAAGAAGCGTATTCTTATTTGGTCAATTTCCAAATTGGCAAAACACTATAATTGCTTCGATTTTCGGTTTCGTTTTACTTTGTACGGGGTTTTGGTTTTTCCAAAAAACGAGAAAGACCTTTGCGGATTTCGTTTGA
- a CDS encoding NAD-dependent 4,6-dehydratase LegB, producing the protein MSKKYSKILITGADGFIGSHLTEALVREGHSVKAFVYYNSFNSWGWLDDSPKEIQKELEVFSGDIRDPNGVRNAVKNCDAVLHLAALIAIPYSYHSPDTYIDTNIKGTLNVLQAAKDFSVQKVIHTSTSEVYGTAKFVPISEEHPLQGQSPYSASKIGADQIAFSFYSSFGTPVSIIRPFNTYGPRQSARAVIPTIITQILSGKRKIQMGSIHPTRDFNFVRDTVAGFLSILNSDKVVGETINIGSNFEISIEETVSLIAKLMGQDIEISTDEVRKRPDKSEVERLWADNSKAHKLTNWSPKFSGIQGLSKGLMETIEWFSNPNNLRKYKSDIYNI; encoded by the coding sequence ATGTCTAAAAAATATTCAAAAATACTTATAACGGGTGCTGACGGTTTTATCGGCTCGCATCTGACAGAAGCGTTGGTCCGTGAGGGGCATTCGGTTAAGGCTTTCGTATATTATAATTCTTTTAATTCTTGGGGTTGGTTAGATGACTCTCCGAAGGAAATTCAAAAGGAGCTGGAGGTTTTTTCAGGCGATATCCGAGACCCGAACGGTGTGCGGAATGCAGTGAAAAATTGCGATGCAGTTTTGCATCTCGCAGCTTTGATTGCAATTCCTTATTCGTACCATTCTCCAGATACTTATATCGATACGAATATCAAAGGAACTTTAAATGTTTTACAGGCGGCAAAAGATTTTTCAGTTCAAAAAGTTATTCATACTTCGACAAGCGAAGTGTATGGAACCGCTAAGTTCGTACCAATTTCGGAAGAGCACCCCCTGCAAGGGCAATCTCCGTATTCAGCTTCGAAGATTGGTGCAGATCAGATTGCTTTTTCGTTTTATTCTTCTTTTGGAACTCCAGTAAGCATTATTAGACCTTTCAACACGTACGGACCACGGCAATCCGCGCGTGCGGTAATTCCAACGATTATCACTCAGATCCTCTCTGGAAAACGAAAGATTCAGATGGGATCGATTCATCCTACACGGGATTTTAATTTTGTCCGTGATACCGTTGCCGGATTTTTATCCATTTTAAATTCGGATAAAGTCGTCGGAGAGACAATCAACATAGGAAGTAACTTTGAAATTTCGATTGAGGAAACCGTTTCCTTGATTGCCAAATTGATGGGACAGGATATTGAGATTTCGACGGATGAAGTCCGTAAAAGACCCGATAAAAGCGAGGTTGAAAGGTTGTGGGCTGACAATTCTAAAGCGCATAAGTTAACAAATTGGTCTCCCAAGTTTTCGGGAATTCAAGGTTTATCTAAAGGATTGATGGAAACCATAGAATGGTTTTCTAATCCGAATAATCTGAGAAAATATAAATCGGATATTTATAATATTTGA
- a CDS encoding nucleotidyltransferase family protein, which produces MSLNDIFITPDTPLRRAIEVLNEQHKRIVLITDSFSKLLGVLTDSDIRRIIIGSGSLDVPVSTVMITKPLTVTSDIPDNTILHLMKQKQIHQIPVLDDTGRVLDLKLIDDLLFSGIQAEAFIFAGGLGTRLYPITQEIPKPLVKVGGKEILFTIMDGLIDTGFQRITLALNHKADMIRNAIASNKHYDGIVRFVQEENSLGTAGALSLLDSSELKLPLLAMNGDILSRVNYASLLNFHEAEKNIVTMTVRTENIQIPFGVVELEGNRITGISEKPEYKYFINAGIYILSPEAVRMVPPNTKIDMPQLITHLINQNVQVGSFPIHEYWIDIGRHSELKKADQDYGNYFS; this is translated from the coding sequence ATGAGCTTAAATGACATTTTTATCACTCCAGATACACCTCTCCGTAGAGCGATAGAAGTTCTCAATGAGCAGCATAAAAGGATCGTTCTGATTACCGATTCTTTTAGTAAATTACTAGGGGTTCTTACTGATTCGGATATTCGCAGGATTATTATCGGATCGGGAAGTCTTGATGTACCCGTGTCGACCGTTATGATTACTAAACCACTGACGGTTACGTCTGATATTCCGGATAATACCATTCTTCATTTAATGAAACAAAAGCAAATCCATCAAATTCCTGTGTTAGATGATACAGGCAGGGTATTGGATCTTAAGCTAATTGATGATCTTTTGTTTTCGGGAATTCAGGCAGAAGCATTTATTTTTGCGGGGGGATTGGGTACTCGTCTATACCCGATCACTCAGGAAATACCTAAGCCTTTGGTGAAAGTCGGTGGTAAAGAGATTTTATTTACGATTATGGACGGACTAATCGATACGGGTTTTCAACGTATAACTCTTGCGCTTAACCATAAAGCTGATATGATCAGAAATGCAATCGCTTCAAATAAGCACTATGACGGGATCGTACGATTTGTGCAGGAAGAGAATTCGTTAGGTACAGCGGGAGCTCTGTCGCTCCTCGATAGTTCCGAATTAAAACTTCCGTTGTTAGCTATGAATGGGGACATTTTAAGTCGTGTAAATTACGCTTCTTTGCTGAATTTTCATGAAGCGGAGAAAAACATTGTGACGATGACAGTTAGAACGGAAAATATACAGATCCCCTTTGGTGTTGTTGAATTAGAAGGTAATCGAATTACGGGAATTTCCGAAAAACCTGAATACAAATATTTTATTAATGCTGGAATCTATATTCTTTCCCCGGAAGCCGTTCGTATGGTTCCACCCAATACAAAGATTGATATGCCGCAGTTGATTACGCACTTGATCAATCAAAATGTTCAAGTAGGAAGTTTTCCTATTCACGAATATTGGATCGATATCGGTAGACATTCAGAATTAAAGAAAGCCGATCAAGATTATGGTAATTATTTTTCATAA
- a CDS encoding radical SAM/SPASM domain-containing protein, with translation MKPFEQRNKIVHEIQDEKKIISYIPINKGQFTLETVERETMFEKNRASDDPEGYKEYRRQWFENPKQHKQNDYPLHVDIELASICNLKCPMCYTVTKEFKEKVNTKLMSWELYTKIIDEIGPAGVYSIRLSLRGESFLHKRIIDCVKYAKDKGIKEISTLTNGVKLDEAMFAKIMEAGIDWITISFDGIGETYERIRKPAKFDRAVEKIKNYQQIKKEAGRVKPVIKVQSVLPAIRDRFEEYYDIFSPITDMVSSNPLIDYLQNDGKDLIEYVPNFSCSQLYQRLVIGADGLAMMCSNDEENDYVVGDANKESIHEIWHGEKLNIARDLHRKHLGVEAYGICRKCYLPRQTEPEELNLHGRKVLAENYTNRKQLIGE, from the coding sequence ATGAAACCCTTTGAACAGAGGAATAAGATTGTCCATGAGATTCAGGATGAAAAGAAAATTATTTCATATATTCCGATCAATAAAGGTCAGTTTACTTTAGAAACCGTCGAACGAGAGACGATGTTTGAAAAAAATCGAGCTTCCGATGATCCGGAAGGATATAAAGAATATAGACGTCAATGGTTTGAAAATCCGAAACAGCATAAACAAAATGATTATCCTCTTCACGTTGATATAGAGCTAGCTTCGATTTGCAACTTGAAATGTCCGATGTGTTACACGGTTACAAAAGAGTTCAAGGAGAAGGTAAACACGAAATTGATGAGTTGGGAATTGTATACCAAAATCATCGATGAAATAGGTCCCGCGGGAGTTTATTCGATTCGTTTGAGTTTGCGTGGGGAGTCTTTTCTACATAAACGAATCATTGATTGCGTGAAATATGCAAAAGATAAAGGAATCAAGGAAATTTCCACTCTTACGAATGGGGTAAAACTTGATGAGGCTATGTTCGCAAAGATTATGGAGGCCGGGATTGATTGGATTACAATTTCCTTTGATGGGATAGGGGAAACTTATGAAAGAATCCGTAAACCCGCAAAATTCGATCGTGCAGTTGAGAAAATAAAGAATTATCAACAAATAAAAAAAGAAGCAGGTAGAGTGAAGCCCGTCATCAAAGTTCAAAGCGTTTTGCCGGCAATTCGAGATCGTTTTGAGGAATACTATGATATTTTTTCACCTATTACCGATATGGTAAGTTCTAATCCTTTGATCGATTACCTTCAAAACGATGGCAAAGACCTAATTGAATATGTACCCAATTTTAGTTGTTCTCAATTGTACCAACGATTAGTTATCGGCGCCGATGGCCTTGCCATGATGTGTTCAAACGACGAGGAGAATGATTACGTTGTCGGAGATGCTAACAAAGAATCTATTCATGAAATATGGCACGGTGAAAAATTGAATATCGCAAGAGATTTGCATAGGAAACATTTAGGGGTAGAAGCCTACGGTATCTGCAGGAAGTGCTATCTGCCAAGGCAAACTGAGCCCGAAGAATTAAATCTTCACGGTCGCAAGGTCTTAGCTGAAAATTATACAAATCGTAAACAGCTCATCGGTGAGTAA